ACTCCTGCAAAGAAGACACCTGCTAAGACTGCCACCCCCAAGAAGACCCCAGCAAAGAAAGTGGCCAAGAAGACTCCAGCCAAATCTGCTTCTAAGAAGACACCAGCAAGATCGGCCGTAAAGAAGACCCCAGCCCGCTCTGCCTTGAAGAAGACGCCTGCCAGGAGTGCCATCAAAAAGACTCCTGCCAGGCCCAAGTCTGCCCGTAAGCCAGCAGGGAAACCTACCTGGGCTGACATTGCCAAGAGGGGCGCTGCTGTCAAGTCTTCCAAGCCGAGCTGGACTGTCAAGTGGGCTGGCAAGGCTAAGGCCAAGGCTATCACCAAGAAGGTGCAGAAGGTGCGAAAGCTAAAGGCCAAGACAccaaaggtaaaaaaacaatttaagaAATTTGAATTGCAAAAATGGGTATCAATTCCTAGGCAAAAATGTGATGAGACAACTACCAGGGATTTGTCCTTTGTTGCATCTGATAGTGCTTTATTTACTTACTTCGTTGTGCACTTAGTCATCTTGCTCCCCAAAGATGAGATGCTTTTGGTAGGGATTTCCTCTGGTAGATTCATTTATGCCAGCAGGTTGAGATGTTCAATGAATTTGATATGACATTAAAGGGATGTGGATCGAAATGAAATTAATAGGAATAAATGTCAAACATGAATTTCTTAGCATGATTGCAGCAAGTCAATTTTATGCAATGATTGTAAGAagcgttaaaggacaagtccaccccaacaaaaagttgatttgaatacttgtaaagagaaaaatccaacaagcataacactgaaaatttcatcaaaattgaatgtaaaataagaaagttatgacattttaaagttttgcttaatttcacaaaacagttatatgcacatactgttcagtatgcaaatgaggatactgatgacatcatccactcactatttcatttgtattttattatatgaaatattctaatattctccttgtcaagtgaaacaacaattaattcctccctgaacatgtggaattagtattgtttaatacgatatggttcagtcaagttggtccttattgtcaaatgtgtaaaaagtgaaatattgtaaaattcaaacaaaaaacaaaagaaacagtgagtgagtgaaggacatcgactgtctcatttgcatgtcactgaattgtgcatatcactgttttgtgaaaaataggcaatactttaaaatgtcattacttattttacatccgattttgatgaaattttcagcgtaattctagtttgattttctccatttattcaaatcaacatttttctgcagtggacttgacctttaagttattCAAATTGTCCctcaaaaattaattcagcaGATGTGTAGTGATTAAATTAATTGAATGAGCCAGCGCCTATGGatgtttttaacagaaatatgcCGCAATATATATGTTGTGGATcataatcatattgcaaaataaatcctgcattacataatttttttaattcaaatctatCCAACCAAAAAAAGCACAATGGCTGTGTGCATGAAGCTATCAAGATTCGAGTCAAGATTTAATTTGGTTACAAATTAATGGAAATGAATAATATCAGACGTTAACTTGGCATGATTCCAGCAAATTCTGAATTCTGGAATGGGAAATAGATAGCGGACATAAATATCTTGCATGATTATGGCAAAATAATATTCTGAAGTGTTTGTAGGTATGCAATAAGTATTAGAAAAATGTCTGCATCATTGATGTTTGTAGAAGTTATCCTttctttaacaaaaataaaactctTTGTATATTTTTGTGAACTTTTGAGTTCCTACCCAAAATTGGGATGGGTACCtaacttcaaaaaaaaaaaaaaaacaccatctGACTTTGCCAGCCCTTGAGAACAATAGGCAGGGTAGAAAACACTCTGCATTCTGTTTTCTTGATGCATGTTAACTTTCACAGTTGTAATAATTTAGATGTTTCTCTTCTCTCCCATTTCTCTTTGAATACTTGCAGAAGGTTGCTAGGCTTGGAGTTGGTAGCACTGGTCATGTTGATTCTCCTGCCACCATTGTATTAAAGAAGACTTTGAAGGCAAAGACTCCAGTGAAGACAAAGAAGGGACGAAAGACGCCATACAAGAAACCTCCAACAAAGAAGACTGATTCTGTTGCAGACCTTAGCTTTTCAGGAGTACAGGAGCTTTTCCAAACCCCACCACCAACTAAACAAAGCAAATCAACCCCAGTCAACACCCCTGACCTCAAGACTCCGGAAGGACCAGGAGAGATGTTTGTATCACCTCTTACCACTTCTCCAAAGAAATCTGCAACCAAGAGAACGTCCGCAGGAAAGGTCACCAAGCCCGGTAGAAAGTCGGAGGGTTTGACTGGTGTAGCACGCCTGATAAAAACTCCCAAGCAAAAGGGCAGGCAATCAGTCGATGTTGGAGTTCTGTCTGCATTGTTCAAGTCACCAAAACAGAAAGCTGAAGCTAAGACACCTGAAGTAATGGGATTGACAAGGCTCTTCAATGAGAAGGAGAAGACCTCTAAATCTCCCAAAACACCCAGAATGGCTGGTCTATCTAAGATGATGAAAACACCAAAGTCCCAACCATCACCTAAGTTCACAGGTATCAAAGAGATGATGAAAACTCCTAAGCAGGATGACCCATACACAGATTTTGAAGGTGTTCCAGATCTCTTTTCATCTCCAGCTGCCATGAAATTAGAGAAGACACCAGTTAAACCGTCTATGAAGAGGAAGAGGACTGAGACACCAGCTGCCAAGCCAGCCAAGAGGCAGAGGGTTCAGAAGACACCTGCCAAGACACCAGCTAAGGCTGCAAAGACTCCAGCAAAATCCTCAGCAGTTACACCGAAGACCACTCCTGCTAAATCTCCTGCTGCAGCTAAGGAGACCCCAGCAAAATCACCTGCTGCTGTAAAGAAGACACCTGCTAAATCCCCTGCTGCCACAAAGAAGACCCCAGCAAAATCGCCTGCTGCTGTAAAGAAGACACCTGCAAAGGCTCCTGCCACCCCCAAGGTAACCCCTGCTAAGTCTCCTGCTGCAGCAAGTGAGACTAAAACCAAATCACCTGCCGTTGTAGCCAAGAAGACTCCTGTGAAGGAGGTGAAACCGAAGAGGTCTGCAAAGAGTACTAAGGCAGCTACTCCAGCCAAATCTCCAGCAAAGCAATCAAGGAGAGGCAGATTTACAAAGGCCTCTTCTCCAGCTAAACCTGAGCCAGCTGCAGTTGAAACTAGTCCTGAAAAAACCCCAGTCAAGAAAACAACCAGGGGAAAGAAGAAGGTCGTAGCATCACCTGTCAAGTCACCAGTGCAAAAGACAACAAGAAGGGGAAAGGCCAAGACCACTTCAGAACCTCAACCAGAAACTGTTGAGCCCAGTCCTGTAAAGGCACCAGTTAAGAAGTCCACACGGGGAAAGAAGGCCGCACCAGCATCCCCCATCAAATCTCCGGTAAAGAAAACAACAAGAGGTAGGAAAGCAGTTTCTCCTGCGAAACCTGTAGTTGAATCCCCCAAACCTACCCCGGAAAAGGCACCTGCTAAGAAGGGAAGGAGAGGAGCTAAAGCTGTCACTGTTGAAACCAGCCCAGTAAAAACTCCAGCAAAGAGGACGACTCGAGGTCGAAAGGCAGTTACACCCAAGATATCACCAGTAAAGAAGGTGGCTACACCCAAGAAATCACCAGTAAAGAAGGCAACCAGGGGTGGAAAGGCAGTGGCCAAGTCTGTTGAAGTTGCCTCAGAGGCATCAGTACCTACACCTGTAAAGACCCCAGCCAAGAGAACTACTAGAGGAAGGAAGGCTGCATCACCAGCAAAATCACCTGTCAAGAAGCCTGCTAAAGTAGGAAAGAAGGCAGCGAAAACTGTTGAACCAGAACCAGTCAAAGCCACTCCTGTGAAAACACCAGCAAAGAGGGCAACCAGAGGAAGGAAGGGAGTATCCCCTGTCAAATCGGTAAAGAAGGAAGCACCTGCTGCAGCTCCCAAACGGGGGGCTAAGAGGGCTGCCCCAGACCCAGAACCAGTAGCATCTCCAGCTCCCAAGAGGAGCAAAGCAGGACGTTTGAAAGCAGCCCCTAAGGATTCGCCTAAACCTGCTACCCCTAAGCCATCACCAAAGGTAACACGGAGGGGAAAGGTAGCAACCAAAGCTGCAACACCTAAGGTTACCAAGAAAGCAGCCAAAGAACCTAAAGTGACTACCCCGAAGCCATCCCCAAAAGTAACACGGAGAGGCAAGGTAGCTGCCAAAGCAGCAACACCCAAGGTGACCAAGAAAGCAACCAAGGCTGCAGCACCCACTCCAAAGGCCACACGAGGAAAGAAGAATGTGGTAAAGACTCCAGAGCCCGTAAAGCCATCGCCAAAGGTGACAAGAGGAAGGGGAAAGGCCCCAGCAAAGGCAGCGAAAGCATCACCAGCTCCAACTCGATCCACCCGTTCAAgaagaaagtgaaatatataataGAGACTACCACAGTACCATTTTTCTTCTATTCTCATCTGTAAATATCTTGTATAATATGTAGAATTTTATCTGGAAACCAATGTTGGCAAAGGATTGGTGAAATGCGAGCAAGTTCATGGTAACAATTTagacaaatgaaaatattcttgaaTTTTTGATAACTTTCTGTGAAAGTGTACATATGTGAatggtttttaatttttttttacactgctCAGCCTCATGTAATAAAATTCAACCCATGTACATTGAATTATTCACATTGCAAAACAAGACGTTTGTAACAATGTTCTTTATTCAGGATGGCAGTCAACAAAATGGTCTTCATGCCCCAACAATAACAAGTGGGCTTTGTGCGATATCTACCTCATGAGAGTTATAATATGCACGACATTCACCATGCATTTTAACAAAAttatataatgtaaataaaacTGCTTTTATAGAATAGTTTGCTGGGATGAGTAACTAAtattttgatacatgtacagatGTGTTTTTAATGAACCATAACAGTGAATCAACTTGCCgaaatttatgattattatggaTGAAGCCTGGCTGACTGTCGGTCTATTTCATAAGACTGATATATTTTATCTACTTTACAATTAAGAATGTGGACTAGGGTGTTaatgaatttgatgaaatattggcATCAATTTTCGTGtagtttcaatttcaattcaatttaattatttAGCTCTcgttaaaataaaatacaagcaACTATGATTTACACAGAAAATATAAACACAGTGGATTTGATCCTTAAAAAGTGACTCCCATTCATGGCACATTCCCATTTCAGAATTTATCAGAATTTgagatttaattttgaaaagcaCACATATTGGAAATCATGATTACCCTCAGAAAGATATATGCttaatttatgatttcattGAATTCATTATTGTGCATTTATTACAGACTAGCTCGgatattgaattttaaggtATTTGACGGCGTCTTTTTCTATTTCTGAAGGCAAATAATTAATCTTTGTACATATATGCAATGGCTGTTCTAAGTGATGTATATAGTCTTCTTTGTATTCCATGATTGTGCCTAGTCTTTATGATAATTGGGTGCTGGCAATATGTGACATGTACATAGATGAAAGAAGACATTAACACCCCATGAACATTCCAGGCCGTCTTAAAATTTTCAGGCACTttttctctttgaaaaaaaactttgaagaaAAACCTGCCAACTATTTTGTTCTGAAGAAAAACAAGGATCGGTAATGTGTTCTTattaagaaaaatcaagttagttaatgaattgaaatgtttaggattttaacacaaataaataatgctCTTGGCatttgtttctgatgttagacaTTTCAGGATTTAGATAGAGCTCAAGTTTTTTGGAATATCTCAGAATGAAGTGTGTCGGATATATTTTACTGAAGTAGAAAATCACTGTGAGTACAATTTTGTACATTATTGAATTGCCTGAACAATATGCATTCTTGTATGTTATACACGTCCCCATACACTAGTTTGCTTTGCTTTCTTGTAGTTTTCCATAATGCCTTGAATGTTGTGGCATTAAGACAGATGTTTTGCTCTTAAAAAGTATTGTGAACATGTAGAGTTTCGGGTTTGTGCGCTTTTGCATTGTACCGATATTGAAGGGGAAAATACATATGTATGTACAGATTGTAGATTGTTGTATAAAAATGATTCAGTCTGCGTGATGGGGGCGCAGTAAATGTGTTGTAGTGATGTGTACATGGATTTTATAGTTTGTATATATGCTTTCATGTTAATGAGTCTGAACTCTTTAACATGTGTGCATTTTGTACTGAAATTCTGTATCTAGCTCATTTTGTGTGATGGAGAAATTTAGGACCAAATTTTAGATGCTTAAACTAGGCAAGATTATTCACTTGGGGACCAAATTTTAGATGTTAATATTCATAATGGGATGTTCTTATCAAGTTTTGTGTGAAAGTCAATACCCTTTTTTAAGATGTTGCATTTTAAAGTGTTTATTTAATAAGGTTTTTGTTTGCATATATCTTCTATTTATCttacttttttgtaatttattgtatacACATTTTAGGGGGAAAATCAATTAGCACCCTTCATTAAATGCAACAATGGGAGTTCATTATTTGGTGCAACTTTGCATCCAAAGAAGTCTTTGCATCTTTTAGGGTGCAAACTTGCTTCTCCAGGTGCAAAGAGGGACCCTTTTTTCTACGTGTATACAAGGATAACTGTCAGCAAGAACCACATTACATGTCTGTTGACTGTGCACCACATCAATGCAAAAAAGGAGTACAGTTCAATACCTCCAAACCCctgtaaataaacaaaaatacatcaTGATGATTTTGTCTGATGGTTTTACAGTGTTATTGTGAAATtgtaaatactgtattttatgttccttttgcttttcttttttctttcatcgttcaatgtgtgtgtgtatgttttcttttttgttgacgTAGTAAATTTCACTGTAAACCTCCATTGGTGATCTAagctttcattttttccccctcGTTTTGTCGTGTGTCTTAGGGggagttgcaagaaaatatttgcaatcgtAAATTCAAAGAAAGATCAATTTCAACTAAAGCAAATCAATTCAGAGTTGTTAATGCAAGAAGCAGGCcatcaatcaattgcaaatttgcgatgAAAGGCACGACTTTCAATTGACTTTGGGAGCTGAAGTTGACTTGCGATCAATCACAAGTTTCTTGTAACGCCCCATTAGAGCAAGGGAGTGTTGTGAAGCTGGGTCTGTGTGACTGTTCTGTTGGAATTCAGTGTGAAGAGACAATGTTTGGACCTGGGGCCACGTTggagaaagagttgcgatcaaacgcaactcaaaaaatcttgcgcaacttgattttcagccaatgaagcacccaTATTCTAGACTttcgtttaaacgcaactctttgtgcaacaggccccaggtgggtgtttcataaagctgctcgtaagttaagaacaaCCGGTTAACCTTTCTTACGCacaaaataatcaccaatgaagaTTTAATGGTGATTATAATTtcccacaagaaaggatcaccagtcattcttaacttacgaacagctttatgaaatggcccccaattacatgaaatgttatattcaattgATGTTCCATGCAATTAATTGTAACTGTAGGCCTATGGTAAACCTTGTATAAAAagttacaatcaattgtaaaaatcaattttatctgTTGGTGTTACAGagccctgggccccgtcttacaaagagttacgatcaatcgtaattctatggaaatccagtattgtcataatattttctacaagaaatCTAAAAActatcctttgtaaacaaaaagaatcacactgaattttcaagaaaaccgTGGATGTATGAATACATCATacgaaatattttgaacaaacatgcatttcagatgttgacattcctggttttccatagttgtggttgattggatcaaacatgcattttcagATGTTGACATTCCTGGGTACAAGATGGATGTGGGAGTTTTGTTTAAAGTTACAAGTGAgtaaagcgagcgagcaaacaaAAGTTTTggccttttaaaaatatatatatttttttgtagttTTCTGATATGTTGTGATATACTATTCAAcaagaaatatcatatttctccctttttctgcttttctgttttttttcttggtcatggtacttaggggggggggcatagcctCTCAAGCCTCTCCTCTGTCCTGTATGGCAATGACTTGAATACATTTGTGTGTTAACAGGAGAGAAACCTGGGCATTTCCTAGtatccttgtcaaattttgtcaAACAATAAACTTTGCATTTAAATGCTTAAAAGGGACACTCCTGGCTAAAAATACGATTTGATCAGATAATGAAAGATCAGgcaaacaaaatactgaaaatttgatgaaaattggacaaggaataacaaagctatgacagtttaaagatttgcattattctgatgaaacaaggcatgtcttcatgaatatttagtgAGCAAATCAATAatgccatatccccacttgttcttttgtatttcattatatgaattggatttatacattttttcctccaagaactataaaaattggattgacaactgattaaacgcattggatattcattgctgcaacttatttcattatggagacacatcatttacacatgtatgaaaacatgaagcaatcatgatttcatgtaatgacatacgaaagaggaaagtggggatgtgacatcatcggcccacctaatgaatattcatgatggcgagtatataactgttttcacagcATATTGCTGAACTTagaataactttgttatttgatatcagattttgatgaaattttcagcattttgctctgtgaatttcacCCTATTTAGacttgaatattttcagcccgtaGTACCCCTTAAGAATAACAATCTACAGGTCATGACCAAATGACTTGAGCTGATGGTGTAGGAATGAGATTATGAATTTGCACCCCAAAACATGCATGGAGCAGTCCTGTGAGTATTATGTAATGGGTGTCCGAAAGAAGTGTAGGAGAAAAGgctattgatattaattatgataattgaaGTTCAATTACGAAAATGTGCCGTAACAACATTCCATGCGCCATTCATCTTcagatgtgtttttttttttttttttttttttttttttggggggggggggctctatTGAAACTTGTCATCAGTTACGGCTAGATATCTGAATGTTGTGATTGACTCACTGTCAATCACATTTTAGTATTAGCAACTTACCATTATAGAAGACAAATAATCACTAAGGGCTCGTTTAGGCAGTTGGATTGGATGATTTCCTGTAGaagtattcatttttttgttacatGCTTGTTAAAACGATCCAGTATCCCTATTGGATATTACTATGGACACCTTACACATCCAGGGAGGGGGTCTCTGAAActgatggttttttttttgtttttttgcttgccagATTTTCTGAGAGGAAAATGTTAACATTTTTAATTCAGGGAGGAAAATGGCAACAATAATATACACCCATTTGGCGACATTCATTCTTATTTTCTGAGTTCCCTCATTGGCCCCTGCTTTTAAGAAAGCCCAGTGGCATGTAAGGAGGATGGGGACAGCTAGTGCCCCAGCAGCAAAAAGACAAAAGGGAGAAAAGCAAGGGGGGAATAATATATTCAGATGAATTCCCCTGCCTCTATATTATTTGGAAGTAAATGCATGAAAACTAGTCTTTTAAAAATCTAAATGGCAATTTGTTTAAAAGCTCGGTTGCTTTGGTTTATGACATCATTCCTCTCATGCAGAATCGCGCAACACATGTCCTGAACCGACTTTTGTTTAAACATTAAGATTCTGacatacaagtttttttttcacatttaggGTGTAAAGGTTTCCAGTGCCTTATTTCTAACACAGTGACATGTTTGAGATTGAAGCATATTACTGCTTGCTAGATTGAGAGACCGGCGACTTTCCCGTGGAAGATGAGAATGATGGTGAATGGTATTAAGCAGAAACCGGGGGCTGCCGGGAGTAAACAGCCTATATAGCTCGACAAGGAAGTAATGAAATTAATCTCTATTCGCCAACGTGAAAATGCCTTTAATCCGATCTCCCCATATTATCATGCCTGTGTGCCTATCGCCAAAAAGTGCAATTACATGTTAATCCCCTATACAGTCAGATGTTGACATATGAACTTCAAACGCCGTCATcttggtaataaaaaaaaagcccgGGAAATTTTAGAGGGttaatgagggggggggggggagctgctGACACATACTATGTTTATGTACAAAAATCAGTGTACGGGTTTATTGGGTTTTATTCTATCAATGAAAAGGAGACGAATAGATTACTACAATGAAATAGCGAAAAGATGTTGGGTCGAGGGGCGCTTCCTCCCCAAAATTTCTACtaccaagaaacaaaaagaaaattcaatgtCCCCCCTCCCTATACGACCACCTTTATTATGTTTTCAGTCCATGTGGCAGTAAAAAGCATAGTAGTATTAAATTCAGGGGGTTCAGAGCGGTTTTGAAGGGGTGGAGGCTAACCATTCAAAAACAcaaattattgtcattttaaCTTGTTTTATAGGCTTACGTTTATTTATAAAAGGGGGCTGAAGCCTGTCGCTATAGTCACCCCCTCCCCTGGCTCCGTGACAGTGGCTATATgtccaaatatatttttttaatctacagGTAGGCCTATAAGTGTTTGTAAGCGGTCTGTGCATCGAGTGCACTCGTGGCTGATTACAAAGTATATAGGCATAATAAAgtgttttaaaagaaaagagagcAAACGAATGCAAATAGAAGTCAATCCTAGCCCCGGGCTTCTTTTCCGTTTTCCCTTCCTCTATCTAATTCCTCTTTCTATTTCCCCAGACCTCACCCTTGCACCTAGGGATTAAGCTGGTCTGCCCGGGCGCCAATCCCGCTCGGAAACCGTTAGACACCATGCGTTTCAGCGGAAAGAAAGgggagaaatgaaaaaaagcgCGAAGACACGGGTGATATATAAATCAGACAGACTCGCTTCTCTATCTGCAAAAACCCCGGAAAGCTTTTTAACGCTTCCACCTCGAGATGCATTGGCACGCTTTATGAATGTCGAGTGCGTCGTTATTTGATTTGGGCGGATTGATAACATGTTTATCggatgatgaaaatttcataacgCTCTCTCGCTTTCCTGTCCTCCCCAGAAAGTTCAGACTTTTGACTTCCTCTAGCCACTCGGAGTCAAGCGAGGTTGGGTAACATATGTTACATAATACATGAAGCTTGTCAAAAAAGAAAGACTGGACGAGGCGTGCATATTGTAGATATTATGTAAATTTACTGGTTAATGAATTCTCTCTGGTAATTGCATTTTGCTAGTTGATCAGAATTCCAGCTTAACATTttgaggattaaaaaaaattaatgataaagcGTGCAGAGTCTCAGTTGTCAAACGTTTGCATCATTTGCtgaatatgtttttttcttcttaatactGATTATGACGATAAAGAGCTTTGGTTATAATAACTTCATGATTTATGCACGCGCAGCTGTGCGTCACAATTGCGTATTTATGATTATACTTTCCCCTCAACGTTTTTATAATTTCGAAATGTTCTTTGTTCTTGATAGTCCCTTGGGCTCAATTATACTCTACTAATAATTTATGCCACCACTTTCTGACGGTAAGCATGCAGGCATTTTTAAACGCCATTGCAATTATAATTCAAACGGTTAACAAAACTCATAAGCCATAACAATCGGACATTTCTCAAAGTAGACAGACCTGTTAATACATTCAATAAACAAGAgttaaaatgcaatttatacaAATAGACAAGATTTATATGACTACAATAGAAGAATCTCATAAAGGTTACTTATAATATCTCTTGACTAAAAACTTTTTCATTTTGTGATATCTGACTTctctggaataaaaaaaaagagattatgATTCAGctcaatttcaaaaagaaaagaagataatAACACGACTTCACAATCTGACAATGATTTGTGTGCTTGccttttgaaatatatatattgcaatgaaaatatagtaatgtGTCTGATAATTTTGTTGGGTTCCTATATTTCATTAAGAAACTTTGCTTGTACTTAGGAATCCTGTTGGTGATTAAATTACTTGATATATTTTATGTGCATTATGTAATTTTCTACTTTACGAATAAGTTAAATTGAATCATAGACATTAAGCTATCTAACATGATCGTTTGATTGTGATTTGTTTTGCATTATGGTTACCccctcgattttttttccaagaccGTCTCGCGGCCCCTTTAACTAGCAATTCTCATCACCCATATATCACGTGTATACCAGCATGTCTACCATGATAATATTGAATTGAAGTGAAATCAAGTGTTGTTACCAATTTAAGAGACATGTTATCATTGTagcatattattttgtatttggaTATTTtaggaaacaaaatagtgaaaatagTGACATGCTAAGCGACTTTAACCCTTGGTCCTGCTGGGAAGCGGgagtgctgaagcacccccaagatttacCGGTGGAAGGGTTGCTGcgtgtattgtatttttttgtattttatttatttaatcacggTTAAAAAGCCTGCTTTCAGCTAGAAGCTGCTTTTCAGCAAGGCCGTGgacaaatgataataacaaataatatcaacataaaacaagcatacaaaaataaaaacgaaaaacaaaatatatcaaaacatgGGTAAAATACAATTGGGAAAAGTAAAATtggagtaaacaaaaatgaaaaatgaatagacgaaaataatatacaaagttatgtcaaaattaaacataaaaaaatgaagatatatAATGCGGCATCATCAAGGGTGATCGGGGTGGAGAATTAAATTAAGAAAGTGATATGAGACGTGCAAATGTAGCCGGGTTTTTTTCTAATCGGGTTGTTGCGGGTAGGTTATTGAATAATTTAGAAGCTGAATAAAGGGGACTGTTTTTTAGATAATTAGAATGAGGCTTCGGTAATTGAATTTGTCGGTCTATGTTTCTTAAAAGATATTCTCGTGATTTAAGTGTGATTCGAGTACAAAGGATAGATGGAGCTAGATTATTGACCAatttaaaaatggtaaaaattgACTGATTGTTCCATCTCTTGTTGAGTTGATCAACCTTTAAAATGGCATATATATTCGCTGTACTAAATCTACTGTTTACTTCTAAGACAGATTTCAGTGCTCTGTTTTGTAGAACTTGGAGACGATTTAGTTGGCTtttattgccatttctccaGATTGtacaacaatagtcaaatat
The genomic region above belongs to Lytechinus pictus isolate F3 Inbred chromosome 12, Lp3.0, whole genome shotgun sequence and contains:
- the LOC129273691 gene encoding proteoglycan 4-like isoform X3, which gives rise to MTLHGKIVVIKRNGADGAHFPLTAEQCLFGRTNECDIRIQLPNVSREHCRIDVQKNGEIHIVNLSQVNPTLLNSKAVPEREPVQHKDVFTIVDRSFRFEYPPGSSRRTSIKPEVQSPVISSTTAKTPSAGGDTPKSAKKAPEKAATPAQKKAATPAKATPKAPATPKAATPKTPKSAKKESPKDSAPTPKAKSPAAPKTPKSAKKEATAAAPTPKAKSPAAPKTPKSAKKESPKAVTPKPSSPATPKTPKSVKREAPKPATPEEPAAPKTPKSAKKESPKASTTPKSKTPVKKTPVKASPKSQTPKASPGSAKKASPGSAKKASPASAKKASPASAKKASPKTPAPATKRRSGSLSKSGGKMTPFGSPRVPKTTPLKNSISQLRRRSAPVKEEEEGVSPAKKATPKKSPKAPTPKSAGKSAKKTPASESGKKRKSSNSDAAPSAKRKRVSFGPSLSPEQFDKYLPPLTPIKRGQSPARRSLGSASITPKGRSYKKRASIAAIVTHPAIEEEPTPKKSPATKPKASPKAATPKASPKAVTPKASPKAATPKASPKAATPKAVTPKASSKAATPETTPKMATPKASPKAATPKTTPKAATPKAATPKAATPKVSPKATTPKGRLSPKRSPKRPASLSDESFTGLPELFKTPSPQKVSRVSQGKVSKVTPQSASVVRKIATPMKEEIKKAAESKRRSLPKAIPQHMKAEIVAEAALRQKRRPSPKKALSTPLRTAIKKGVQLKKSSPKPTTPAKTPTPKKGASPKPVTPASAKKASEEKTPVKAATPKAATPKAATPKAVTPKAATPKAATPKAVTPKAATPKAATPKAVTPKAATPKVTTPKAATPKVATPKAATPKAATPKVATPKAATPKAATPKAATPKAATPKAKTPAKKTPAKTATPKKTPAKKVAKKTPAKSASKKTPARSAVKKTPARSALKKTPARSAIKKTPARPKSARKPAGKPTWADIAKRGAAVKSSKPSWTVKWAGKAKAKAITKKVQKVRKLKAKTPKKVARLGVGSTGHVDSPATIVLKKTLKAKTPVKTKKGRKTPYKKPPTKKTDSVADLSFSGVQELFQTPPPTKQSKSTPVNTPDLKTPEGPGEMFVSPLTTSPKKSATKRTSAGKVTKPGRKSEGLTGVARLIKTPKQKGRQSVDVGVLSALFKSPKQKAEAKTPEVMGLTRLFNEKEKTSKSPKTPRMAGLSKMMKTPKSQPSPKFTGIKEMMKTPKQDDPYTDFEGVPDLFSSPAAMKLEKTPVKPSMKRKRTETPAAKPAKRQRVQKTPAKTPAKAAKTPAKSSAVTPKTTPAKSPAAAKETPAKSPAAVKKTPAKSPAATKKTPAKSPAAVKKTPAKAPATPKVTPAKSPAAASETKTKSPAVVAKKTPVKEVKPKRSAKSTKAATPAKSPAKQSRRGRFTKASSPAKPEPAAVETSPEKTPVKKTTRGKKKVVASPVKSPVQKTTRRGKAKTTSEPQPETVEPSPVKAPVKKSTRGKKAAPASPIKSPVKKTTRGRKAVSPAKPVVESPKPTPEKAPAKKGRRGAKAVTVETSPVKTPAKRTTRGRKAVTPKISPVKKVATPKKSPVKKATRGGKAVAKSVEVASEASVPTPVKTPAKRTTRGRKAASPAKSPVKKPAKVGKKAAKTVEPEPVKATPVKTPAKRATRGRKGVSPVKSVKKEAPAAAPKRGAKRAAPDPEPVASPAPKRSKAGRLKAAPKDSPKPATPKPSPKVTRRGKVATKAATPKVTKKAAKEPKVTTPKPSPKVTRRGKVAAKAATPKVTKKATKAAAPTPKATRGKKNVVKTPEPVKPSPKVTRGRGKAPAKAAKASPAPTRSTRSRRK